One window from the genome of Trabulsiella odontotermitis encodes:
- the aroB gene encoding 3-dehydroquinate synthase, whose product MERLTVTLGERSYPITIAAGLFDESASFLPLKSGDQVMLVTNETLAPLYLNTLRSVLEKAGVKVDSVILPDGEQYKSLTVLDQVFTALLQKPHGRDTTLVALGGGVVGDLTGFAAASYQRGVRFIQVPTTLLSQVDSSVGGKTAVNHPLGKNMIGAFWQPASVVVDLNCLKTLPTRELSSGLAEVIKYGIILDGDFFSWLEQNIDALMALDEKAMAYCIRRCCELKAEVVAADERETGLRALLNLGHTFGHAIEAEMGYGNWLHGEAVAAGMVMAAHASERLGQFNAQDTQRIIALLRRAGLPVTGPREMSAQAYLPHMMRDKKVLAGELRLVLPLAIGKSEVRGGVSHQVVLDAIADTQQELK is encoded by the coding sequence ATGGAGAGGCTCACTGTCACGCTCGGGGAACGCAGTTACCCGATCACCATCGCGGCTGGTTTGTTCGACGAATCAGCATCGTTCTTGCCACTGAAATCAGGCGACCAGGTGATGCTGGTCACCAATGAAACCCTGGCGCCGCTGTATCTGAATACGCTCCGCTCTGTGCTTGAAAAGGCGGGCGTGAAGGTCGACAGCGTTATCCTTCCTGATGGCGAGCAATACAAAAGCCTGACCGTCCTGGATCAGGTCTTTACCGCTCTCCTGCAAAAACCTCATGGCCGTGACACCACGCTGGTGGCGTTGGGCGGCGGTGTGGTGGGCGATCTGACCGGTTTTGCCGCGGCCAGCTATCAACGTGGCGTGCGTTTCATTCAGGTGCCGACGACGCTGCTGTCGCAGGTTGATTCCTCCGTGGGCGGCAAAACGGCCGTAAACCATCCGCTCGGCAAGAATATGATTGGCGCTTTCTGGCAACCCGCCTCCGTGGTGGTGGATCTGAACTGCCTGAAAACCCTGCCGACGCGTGAACTTTCTTCTGGTCTTGCTGAAGTCATTAAGTACGGCATCATTCTTGATGGCGACTTTTTTAGCTGGCTGGAACAGAATATTGATGCGCTGATGGCGCTGGATGAAAAAGCAATGGCGTACTGTATTCGCCGTTGTTGTGAGCTGAAAGCCGAAGTTGTTGCAGCAGACGAGCGCGAAACCGGCTTACGTGCTTTACTGAATCTTGGGCATACGTTTGGTCACGCCATTGAAGCCGAAATGGGGTATGGCAACTGGCTGCATGGCGAGGCCGTGGCTGCCGGGATGGTAATGGCAGCGCATGCTTCCGAGCGTCTTGGGCAGTTTAATGCTCAGGATACGCAGCGTATCATTGCGTTGCTCAGGCGGGCAGGGCTTCCGGTAACGGGGCCGCGGGAGATGTCTGCACAGGCGTATTTGCCTCACATGATGCGCGATAAGAAAGTACTGGCTGGTGAGCTGCGTTTAGTGCTGCCGCTGGCAATAGGGAAAAGTGAAGTACGCGGCGGAGTGTCGCACCAGGTAGTTCTGGACGCAATTGCTGATACTCAGCAGGAGCTCAAATAA
- the dam gene encoding adenine-specific DNA-methyltransferase, giving the protein MKKNRAFLKWAGGKYPLLDDIKKHLPKGECLIEPFVGAGSVFLNTDFSRYILADINSDLISLYNIVKTQTETYVTAAREMFTPVTNTSELYYQFRDEFNQCQDPLRRAVLFLYLNRHGYNGLCRYNLKGEFNVPFGRYKKPYFPEAELYHFAQKAQNAYFYCESYADSLARADNKTVVYCDPPYAPLSATANFTAYHTNSFSLEQQAHLARLAEGLVNNHIPVLISNHDTALTREWYQLAKLHVVKVRRSISSNGGTRKKVDELLALYRPVNVSTAKK; this is encoded by the coding sequence ATGAAAAAAAATCGCGCTTTTTTGAAATGGGCAGGGGGGAAATACCCCCTGCTCGACGACATCAAAAAGCATTTGCCGAAAGGCGAGTGCCTGATTGAGCCTTTTGTGGGTGCCGGATCGGTGTTTCTCAATACCGATTTTTCCCGTTATATCCTTGCGGATATCAACAGCGATCTGATCAGTCTCTATAACATCGTTAAGACGCAAACGGAGACGTACGTCACAGCCGCGCGTGAAATGTTTACGCCTGTGACCAATACTTCCGAGCTGTACTATCAGTTTCGTGATGAGTTCAACCAGTGTCAGGATCCGCTACGACGCGCGGTGCTGTTTTTGTATCTGAACCGGCATGGTTACAATGGTTTGTGCCGTTACAACCTGAAGGGTGAGTTCAACGTACCGTTTGGTCGTTATAAAAAGCCCTACTTCCCGGAAGCTGAGTTGTATCATTTTGCGCAAAAGGCGCAGAATGCTTACTTCTATTGCGAGTCCTACGCTGACAGCCTGGCGCGCGCCGACAACAAAACCGTTGTCTATTGCGATCCGCCGTATGCGCCGCTTTCTGCGACCGCCAATTTTACGGCGTATCACACAAACAGCTTTAGTCTGGAACAGCAGGCGCATCTGGCACGGCTCGCGGAAGGGCTGGTGAATAACCACATTCCGGTGCTGATTTCGAACCATGATACGGCGCTGACGCGCGAATGGTATCAGCTGGCCAAACTGCATGTCGTGAAAGTGCGACGCAGCATCAGCAGTAATGGCGGCACACGTAAAAAGGTGGACGAACTGCTGGCGCTGTACCGCCCAGTCAACGTATCGACCGCTAAAAAATAA
- the aroK gene encoding shikimate kinase AroK, translated as MAEKRNIFLVGPMGAGKSTIGRQLAQQLNMEFYDSDQEIEKRTGADVGWVFDVEGEEGFRDREEKIINELTEKQGIVLATGGGSVKSRETRNRLSARGVVVYLETTIEKQLARTQRDKKRPLLQVETPPREVLEALADERNPLYEEIADVTIRTDDQSAKVVANQIVHMLESN; from the coding sequence ATGGCAGAGAAACGCAATATCTTTCTGGTTGGGCCTATGGGTGCCGGCAAAAGCACTATTGGGCGCCAGTTAGCTCAACAACTCAACATGGAATTTTACGATTCTGATCAAGAGATTGAGAAACGCACTGGTGCAGATGTAGGCTGGGTCTTCGATGTAGAAGGCGAAGAAGGTTTCCGCGATCGTGAAGAAAAGATCATCAACGAACTCACGGAAAAACAGGGTATTGTGCTGGCCACTGGCGGCGGCTCTGTAAAATCCCGCGAAACCCGTAATCGTCTCTCCGCACGTGGTGTGGTCGTCTACCTGGAAACCACTATCGAAAAGCAACTGGCGCGCACACAGCGCGACAAAAAACGTCCTCTGTTGCAGGTGGAAACGCCGCCGCGCGAGGTGCTTGAAGCGCTGGCCGACGAACGTAATCCGCTGTACGAAGAGATTGCCGACGTGACGATCCGTACTGACGATCAAAGCGCGAAAGTCGTGGCAAACCAGATCGTCCATATGCTGGAAAGCAACTGA
- the damX gene encoding cell division protein DamX, with the protein MDEFKPEDELKPDPSDRRAGRSRQSSDRDNEPQINFDDVDFDTDDRRPTHARRAREEEEEYYESDDEYEEQDASVERRPRKRKKAAASKPASRQYIMMGLGILVLLLLIIGIGSALQAPSTPSSNEQTASTERSIDLSGSTATDQANGAQPAPGDTAGGQTANNAPQDVSVPPISSTPTQGQVNTAPEGQQRVEVQGDLNNALTQQQGQIDNAAVGSTLPTEPATVAPVRNGAAGTTSTAPRQTATTEPAPRQTTPARPERKQAVIEAKPQTKPQATAKTTTSAPKPVAQPKPTSTPASTPAATAQTKPAATATTAPAATSGGKTAGDVASLKSAPSSHYTLQLSSSSNYNNLNGWAKKENLKNYVVYETTRNGQPWYVLVSGVYASKDDAKRAVTTLPADVQAKNPWAKPLHQVQADLK; encoded by the coding sequence ATGGATGAATTCAAACCAGAAGACGAGCTGAAGCCCGATCCCAGCGATCGTCGTGCTGGTCGTTCTCGTCAGTCTTCCGATCGCGATAATGAGCCACAGATCAACTTTGATGATGTGGACTTTGATACGGACGATCGTCGTCCGACGCACGCCCGCCGGGCGCGTGAAGAGGAAGAAGAGTATTACGAATCTGACGACGAATATGAAGAGCAGGACGCTTCGGTTGAGCGCCGCCCACGTAAACGTAAAAAAGCCGCTGCCAGTAAACCGGCGTCTCGCCAGTACATCATGATGGGGCTGGGGATCCTGGTTCTGCTGTTGCTGATTATCGGCATCGGCTCTGCGCTGCAGGCGCCATCCACGCCTTCTTCAAACGAACAAACCGCATCTACCGAACGCAGCATTGATCTTTCCGGTAGCACGGCGACCGATCAAGCGAACGGCGCCCAACCAGCGCCGGGCGACACCGCTGGCGGCCAGACGGCAAACAATGCGCCGCAGGACGTCTCCGTGCCGCCTATTTCCTCTACGCCGACGCAAGGCCAGGTCAACACGGCACCGGAAGGCCAGCAGCGTGTGGAAGTGCAGGGCGACCTGAACAATGCGCTAACCCAACAGCAAGGCCAGATTGACAACGCCGCGGTTGGCTCCACATTACCGACGGAACCGGCAACCGTTGCGCCAGTGCGTAATGGTGCTGCGGGGACGACGAGTACGGCACCGCGCCAGACGGCCACTACCGAACCCGCACCGCGTCAGACGACGCCTGCTCGCCCGGAACGCAAACAAGCGGTGATTGAGGCGAAGCCACAAACAAAACCACAGGCGACCGCGAAAACCACCACCAGCGCGCCGAAACCGGTCGCGCAGCCAAAACCGACCAGCACCCCGGCCAGCACGCCAGCGGCGACCGCGCAGACAAAACCTGCCGCGACAGCCACGACGGCACCGGCCGCGACGTCTGGCGGCAAAACAGCAGGTGATGTGGCTTCGCTGAAGTCTGCACCGTCAAGCCATTACACGCTGCAGCTCAGCAGTTCGTCTAACTACAACAACCTGAATGGTTGGGCGAAGAAAGAAAACCTGAAAAATTACGTTGTCTATGAGACTACCCGTAATGGTCAGCCGTGGTACGTGCTGGTGAGCGGTGTTTATGCCTCGAAAGATGACGCGAAACGCGCGGTTACCACGCTGCCTGCCGATGTTCAGGCAAAAAACCCGTGGGCAAAACCGTTGCACCAGGTCCAGGCCGATCTGAAGTAA
- the rpe gene encoding ribulose-phosphate 3-epimerase: MKQYLIAPSILSADFARLGEETAKALAAGADVVHFDVMDNHYVPNLTIGPMVLKSLRKYGITAPVDVHLMVKPVDRIIPDFAAAGASIITFHPEASEHVDRSLQLIKEHGCKAGLVFNPATPLTYLDHVMDKLDVILLMSVNPGFGGQSFIPHTLEKLREVRRRIDESGYDIRLEVDGGVKVSNIAEIAAAGADMFVAGSAIFDQPDYKKVVDDMRSELAKVRHD; encoded by the coding sequence ATGAAACAGTATTTGATTGCCCCCTCAATTCTGTCGGCTGATTTTGCCCGCCTGGGTGAAGAGACGGCGAAAGCACTGGCTGCCGGTGCGGATGTCGTTCATTTCGACGTGATGGATAACCACTACGTTCCGAACCTGACGATTGGCCCGATGGTGCTGAAATCGCTGCGCAAATACGGCATCACAGCGCCGGTGGATGTGCATCTGATGGTCAAACCGGTTGATCGCATCATTCCTGATTTCGCCGCGGCTGGCGCCAGCATTATTACTTTCCATCCGGAAGCCTCCGAGCATGTTGACCGTTCCCTGCAACTGATTAAAGAACACGGCTGTAAAGCGGGACTGGTGTTTAACCCTGCCACCCCGCTGACCTATCTCGATCACGTTATGGACAAACTTGACGTTATTTTGCTGATGTCTGTCAACCCGGGCTTTGGCGGGCAGTCGTTCATTCCACATACGCTGGAAAAGCTGCGTGAAGTGCGCCGCCGCATTGATGAGTCAGGTTATGACATTCGTCTCGAAGTGGATGGCGGTGTTAAGGTAAGTAATATCGCGGAAATCGCGGCGGCAGGCGCAGATATGTTTGTTGCCGGTTCCGCTATTTTTGATCAGCCAGACTACAAGAAAGTGGTCGATGACATGCGTAGTGAACTGGCAAAGGTACGTCATGATTAA